Proteins encoded by one window of Cloeon dipterum chromosome 2, ieCloDipt1.1, whole genome shotgun sequence:
- the LOC135936556 gene encoding uncharacterized protein C13G5.2-like isoform X3 has translation MDGCSLLIYATVINILCPFLVLPGPCSGKMATNNCEKNDTTSNSESKTWWGYASGVSGAMYAPVKYVLLRGRDLSKSTVFGVKDRVHGWVFRIDNPHKGTDFNHMNVRHRFTQRPDPHTRLPPGTTVLGKAVTSFTDIAGPVLFTAAVVHDTTKIGKAAYNDLKEHQTLGSETAKSTASVAAVWTGGFAGGYIGSKLGYFAGGLIGSCLWGVGFVPGSALGAVVGTYLGGAAAAGKAREAAENAVDHYKVAENQPSWNGVYSAVSQNSAFLWNNSRQYAAALFPGQSQIVKAAADNSKIGLQKSGLTGTRCHPKAFTCGTHVDSTHPLGLQDKIKLRLMLFKSKL, from the exons ATGGACGGGTGTAGCTTATTGATATACGC gacTGTTATAAATATTCTGTGTCCTTTCCTGGTACTTCCTGGTCCCTGCTCTGGAAAGATGGCAACTAATAATTGCGAGAAAAATGATA cCACGTCTAACAGTGAGAGCAAGACCTGGTGGGGCTATGCTAGTGGAGTTTCTGGGGCCATGTATGCCCCAGTCAA GTATGTGCTGCTTCGGGGCAGAGACCTTTCTAAGTCAACTGTGTTTGGCGTGAAGGACAGAGTGCATGGCTGGGTTTTCAGGATTGACAATCCCCACAAGGGCACTGACTTCAATCACATGAACGTGAGGCATAGGTTCACCCAGAGACCTGACCCGCACACCAGGCTGCCTCCAGGCACCACCGTCCTTGGCAAGGCAGTCACCAGCTTCACGGATATTGCTGGTCCAGTTCTTTTCACCGCTGCTGTTGTGCATGACACTACCAA GATCGGAAAGGCAGCATACAATGATCTAAAGGAGCACCAAACTCTTGGATCAGAGACTGCCAAAAGTACTGCCTCCGTGGCAGCTGTTTGGACTGGTGGATTTGCTGGCGGCTATATTGGGTCTAAGCTGGGATACTTTGCTG GAGGATTGATTGGTTCCTGTCTTTGGGGAGTTGGGTTTGTGCCTGGCTCGGCCCTTGGCGCTGTTGTTGGCACATACCTTGGAGGAGCTGCAGCCGCTGGCAAAGCCCGGGAAGCTGCAGAAAATGCTGTGGATCACTACAA AGTAGCAGAAAACCAGCCTTCCTGGAATGGCGTGTACTCGGCCGTGTCGCAAAATAGTGCTTTCTTGTGGAATAACTCTCGTCAGTACGCAGCTGCTCTGTTTCCAGGACAAAGTCAAATCGTCAAAGCTGCTGCAGATAATTCAAA GATAGGGTTGCAGAAAAGTGGACTTACTGGAACGCGCTGTCATCCAAAAGCATTTACTTGTGGAACACATGTCGACAGTACGCATCCTCTCGGACTACAggacaaaattaaactaaGATTAATGCTATTTAAGAGCAAGCTATGA
- the LOC135936556 gene encoding uncharacterized protein C13G5.2-like isoform X4: MDGCSLLIYATVINILCPFLVLPGPCSGKMATNNCEKNDTTSNSESKTWWGYASGVSGAMYAPVKYVLLRGRDLSKSTVFGVKDRVHGWVFRIDNPHKGTDFNHMNVRHRFTQRPDPHTRLPPGTTVLGKAVTSFTDIAGPVLFTAAVVHDTTKIGKAAYNDLKEHQTLGSETAKSTASVAAVWTGGFAGGYIGSKLGYFAGGLIGSCLWGVGFVPGSALGAVVGTYLGGAAAAGKAREAAENAVDHYKYVVAENQPSWNGVYSAVSQNSAFLWNNSRQYAAALFPGQSQIVKAAADNSKVAEKWTYWNALSSKSIYLWNTCRQYASSRTTGQN; the protein is encoded by the exons ATGGACGGGTGTAGCTTATTGATATACGC gacTGTTATAAATATTCTGTGTCCTTTCCTGGTACTTCCTGGTCCCTGCTCTGGAAAGATGGCAACTAATAATTGCGAGAAAAATGATA cCACGTCTAACAGTGAGAGCAAGACCTGGTGGGGCTATGCTAGTGGAGTTTCTGGGGCCATGTATGCCCCAGTCAA GTATGTGCTGCTTCGGGGCAGAGACCTTTCTAAGTCAACTGTGTTTGGCGTGAAGGACAGAGTGCATGGCTGGGTTTTCAGGATTGACAATCCCCACAAGGGCACTGACTTCAATCACATGAACGTGAGGCATAGGTTCACCCAGAGACCTGACCCGCACACCAGGCTGCCTCCAGGCACCACCGTCCTTGGCAAGGCAGTCACCAGCTTCACGGATATTGCTGGTCCAGTTCTTTTCACCGCTGCTGTTGTGCATGACACTACCAA GATCGGAAAGGCAGCATACAATGATCTAAAGGAGCACCAAACTCTTGGATCAGAGACTGCCAAAAGTACTGCCTCCGTGGCAGCTGTTTGGACTGGTGGATTTGCTGGCGGCTATATTGGGTCTAAGCTGGGATACTTTGCTG GAGGATTGATTGGTTCCTGTCTTTGGGGAGTTGGGTTTGTGCCTGGCTCGGCCCTTGGCGCTGTTGTTGGCACATACCTTGGAGGAGCTGCAGCCGCTGGCAAAGCCCGGGAAGCTGCAGAAAATGCTGTGGATCACTACAAGTATGT AGTAGCAGAAAACCAGCCTTCCTGGAATGGCGTGTACTCGGCCGTGTCGCAAAATAGTGCTTTCTTGTGGAATAACTCTCGTCAGTACGCAGCTGCTCTGTTTCCAGGACAAAGTCAAATCGTCAAAGCTGCTGCAGATAATTCAAA GGTTGCAGAAAAGTGGACTTACTGGAACGCGCTGTCATCCAAAAGCATTTACTTGTGGAACACATGTCGACAGTACGCATCCTCTCGGACTACAggacaaaattaa
- the LOC135936556 gene encoding uncharacterized protein LOC135936556 isoform X2, whose product MDGCSLLIYATVINILCPFLVLPGPCSGKMATNNCEKNDTTSNSESKTWWGYASGVSGAMYAPVKYVLLRGRDLSKSTVFGVKDRVHGWVFRIDNPHKGTDFNHMNVRHRFTQRPDPHTRLPPGTTVLGKAVTSFTDIAGPVLFTAAVVHDTTKIGKAAYNDLKEHQTLGSETAKSTASVAAVWTGGFAGGYIGSKLGYFAGGLIGSCLWGVGFVPGSALGAVVGTYLGGAAAAGKAREAAENAVDHYNRVAENQPSWNGVYSAVSQNSAFLWNNSRQYAAALFPGQSQIVKAAADNSKIGLQKSGLTGTRCHPKAFTCGTHVDSTHPLGLQDKIKLRLMLFKSKL is encoded by the exons ATGGACGGGTGTAGCTTATTGATATACGC gacTGTTATAAATATTCTGTGTCCTTTCCTGGTACTTCCTGGTCCCTGCTCTGGAAAGATGGCAACTAATAATTGCGAGAAAAATGATA cCACGTCTAACAGTGAGAGCAAGACCTGGTGGGGCTATGCTAGTGGAGTTTCTGGGGCCATGTATGCCCCAGTCAA GTATGTGCTGCTTCGGGGCAGAGACCTTTCTAAGTCAACTGTGTTTGGCGTGAAGGACAGAGTGCATGGCTGGGTTTTCAGGATTGACAATCCCCACAAGGGCACTGACTTCAATCACATGAACGTGAGGCATAGGTTCACCCAGAGACCTGACCCGCACACCAGGCTGCCTCCAGGCACCACCGTCCTTGGCAAGGCAGTCACCAGCTTCACGGATATTGCTGGTCCAGTTCTTTTCACCGCTGCTGTTGTGCATGACACTACCAA GATCGGAAAGGCAGCATACAATGATCTAAAGGAGCACCAAACTCTTGGATCAGAGACTGCCAAAAGTACTGCCTCCGTGGCAGCTGTTTGGACTGGTGGATTTGCTGGCGGCTATATTGGGTCTAAGCTGGGATACTTTGCTG GAGGATTGATTGGTTCCTGTCTTTGGGGAGTTGGGTTTGTGCCTGGCTCGGCCCTTGGCGCTGTTGTTGGCACATACCTTGGAGGAGCTGCAGCCGCTGGCAAAGCCCGGGAAGCTGCAGAAAATGCTGTGGATCACTACAA CAGAGTAGCAGAAAACCAGCCTTCCTGGAATGGCGTGTACTCGGCCGTGTCGCAAAATAGTGCTTTCTTGTGGAATAACTCTCGTCAGTACGCAGCTGCTCTGTTTCCAGGACAAAGTCAAATCGTCAAAGCTGCTGCAGATAATTCAAA GATAGGGTTGCAGAAAAGTGGACTTACTGGAACGCGCTGTCATCCAAAAGCATTTACTTGTGGAACACATGTCGACAGTACGCATCCTCTCGGACTACAggacaaaattaaactaaGATTAATGCTATTTAAGAGCAAGCTATGA
- the LOC135936556 gene encoding uncharacterized protein C13G5.2-like isoform X1 codes for MDGCSLLIYATVINILCPFLVLPGPCSGKMATNNCEKNDTTSNSESKTWWGYASGVSGAMYAPVKYVLLRGRDLSKSTVFGVKDRVHGWVFRIDNPHKGTDFNHMNVRHRFTQRPDPHTRLPPGTTVLGKAVTSFTDIAGPVLFTAAVVHDTTKIGKAAYNDLKEHQTLGSETAKSTASVAAVWTGGFAGGYIGSKLGYFAGGLIGSCLWGVGFVPGSALGAVVGTYLGGAAAAGKAREAAENAVDHYKYVVAENQPSWNGVYSAVSQNSAFLWNNSRQYAAALFPGQSQIVKAAADNSKIGLQKSGLTGTRCHPKAFTCGTHVDSTHPLGLQDKIKLRLMLFKSKL; via the exons ATGGACGGGTGTAGCTTATTGATATACGC gacTGTTATAAATATTCTGTGTCCTTTCCTGGTACTTCCTGGTCCCTGCTCTGGAAAGATGGCAACTAATAATTGCGAGAAAAATGATA cCACGTCTAACAGTGAGAGCAAGACCTGGTGGGGCTATGCTAGTGGAGTTTCTGGGGCCATGTATGCCCCAGTCAA GTATGTGCTGCTTCGGGGCAGAGACCTTTCTAAGTCAACTGTGTTTGGCGTGAAGGACAGAGTGCATGGCTGGGTTTTCAGGATTGACAATCCCCACAAGGGCACTGACTTCAATCACATGAACGTGAGGCATAGGTTCACCCAGAGACCTGACCCGCACACCAGGCTGCCTCCAGGCACCACCGTCCTTGGCAAGGCAGTCACCAGCTTCACGGATATTGCTGGTCCAGTTCTTTTCACCGCTGCTGTTGTGCATGACACTACCAA GATCGGAAAGGCAGCATACAATGATCTAAAGGAGCACCAAACTCTTGGATCAGAGACTGCCAAAAGTACTGCCTCCGTGGCAGCTGTTTGGACTGGTGGATTTGCTGGCGGCTATATTGGGTCTAAGCTGGGATACTTTGCTG GAGGATTGATTGGTTCCTGTCTTTGGGGAGTTGGGTTTGTGCCTGGCTCGGCCCTTGGCGCTGTTGTTGGCACATACCTTGGAGGAGCTGCAGCCGCTGGCAAAGCCCGGGAAGCTGCAGAAAATGCTGTGGATCACTACAAGTATGT AGTAGCAGAAAACCAGCCTTCCTGGAATGGCGTGTACTCGGCCGTGTCGCAAAATAGTGCTTTCTTGTGGAATAACTCTCGTCAGTACGCAGCTGCTCTGTTTCCAGGACAAAGTCAAATCGTCAAAGCTGCTGCAGATAATTCAAA GATAGGGTTGCAGAAAAGTGGACTTACTGGAACGCGCTGTCATCCAAAAGCATTTACTTGTGGAACACATGTCGACAGTACGCATCCTCTCGGACTACAggacaaaattaaactaaGATTAATGCTATTTAAGAGCAAGCTATGA